The Rahnella aceris genome contains the following window.
TTCATGGCTCAACGTGGCCGACTCGCCGGTCGTGCCAACGGAAACGATCGCCGCAGTACCACTGGACACATGATAATCAATCAGTTTTTTCAGACTCGCGCGATCGACAGCACCTTTGGTGTCCATCGGCGTAACCAGTGCAACAATACTTCCCGTAAACATTGACCTTCCCCTCCACAAACAGGTCACTCATGGTACTTTTGACACCACTGCAAAAGCAAGCAATCAACGAGCGGTAACCGCTTGTCCGGCGGTTTTTTTTATGTTTACCTTGGGAATACTCCCAAGCACGACAGGAAGACCTATTTTGCCGCAGCCACAACAACATTATCTCGTGATCACCGCCTTAGGCGCTGATCGTCCGGGTATCGTCAACACCATTACCCGTCAGGTCAGCAGCTGCGGCTGTAATATTGAAGACAGCCGTCTGGCGATGCTCGGTGATGAGTTTACGTTTATCATGCTGCTTTCCGGAAGCTGGAACGCGATTACACTGATCGAATCCACCCTGCCGCAAAAAGGCGCAGAGCTGGAATTATTGATCGTGATGAAGCGAACCAGTGCACATGAACGCCAGCCAATGCCTGCTACGGTCTGGGTGAAAGTGGAGGTGAAAGACTCTCCGCATCTGATCGAACGTTTTACCGATTTATTCGATACGCATCAGATGAATATCGCCGAACTTGCCTCAAAAACGCGCCCGGCAGATGCCGCCACGCCAGCGCAGTTATCGATTCAAATAACGGCGCACAGCGCAGCCAATACCGATGCGGCAATTATTGAGCAGGCGTTTCATCAGCTATGTACAGAACTGAAAGCGCAAGGCAGTATTAACGTGGTTAGTTATTCTGAGAATGAAGATAAACTGCAGTAATCGCTAAGAGATATGGAGAAAGACAATGAGCCCACTGAAAGCCGGTGACCCTGCGCCGCAATTTAGTTTGCCCGACCAAGACGGTGAACAAATTAATCTGGCCGACTTCCAGGGACAGAAAGTCCTGGTCTATTTCTATCCTAAAGCCATGACGCCGGGCTGTACCGTACAAGCCTGCGGACTGCGCGATAACATGGATCAGTTAAAAAATGCCGGAGTGGAAGTGCTGGGGATCAGCACCGATAAACCGGAAAAACTGTCGCGTTTTGCTGAGAAAGAGTTGCTGAACTTCACCTTGTTGTCCGATGAAGATCATCAGGTCTGTGAGCAGTTTGGCGTCTGGGGTGAAAAATCCTTTATGGGGAAAACCTACGACGGCATCCATCGCATCAGCTTCCTGCTCGACGGCAATGGCAAAGTCGAGAAAGTGTTCGACGATTTCAAAACCACCAATCACCATGACATCGTCATGGCCTACCTCAACGGTAAATAGCCGACACGGTCAGATTGTGGAGACAAAAAAAGCGCAGACGCGCTTTTTTTATTGGGTGCGGTAAGCAGAAAAAATCAGACCGTTTCGTTGAGTGATTCATCCGGCCAGACGTGAACCACGGCTTTGACCAGCGTCGCCAGCGGTATGGCAAAGAACACCCCCCAGAATCCCCACAGACCGCCAAACACCACGACAGAAAGAATAATCACCAGCGGATGCAGGTTCACGGCCTCGGAGAACAACAGCGGCACGATCACATTACCGTCCAGCCCCTGCACCACCAGATAGGCGACGAAAAGCGTCCAGAAATCCGCGCCCAGCCCCCACTGGAACATCGCGACAATCACCACCGGAATGGTCACCAGCATCGCGCCGATATACGGGATCAGAACGGATACGCCGACCAGCACCGCCAGCAGCAGCGAATAATGCAAATCCATCACCCAGAACACCAGATACGTGGCCACTCCGACGATAATCATTTCGAGCACTTTGCCGCGAATATAGTTGGTGACCTGCTGATTCATCTCCACCCAAACCTGTCCGGCCAGCCCGCGATCGCGGGGCAGAACGCGACGCACGGCACTCAGCATCTGCTCTTTATCTTTGAGCAGAAAGAACACCATCATCGGCACCAGAATCAGGTAAATTGCCAGCGTCAGTAAACCGACCAGCGAGGCCAGTGAATATTTCACTACTGACTCACCCAGCCCGGATAATTTGCTGCGCATGTTTTCCGCCATCATATCGATGATGCCCGCATCCACCAGCGCCGGATAACGCTTCGGCAATGTTGCGGCGAAATCATAAAAGCGGTTCAGCATGCTCGGTAAATCGGTCATCAGGTTCACCCCCTGCTGCCAGGTCACGGGGGCAATGACAAACATACCGAGCAGCAAAATACCGGCAAAAATAATCAGCACCACGCTGACCGACAGCGTGCGGGAAAGCCCGACATGTTGCAGACGCACCGTCGGCCATTCCAGCAAATAGGCGAGTACGATCGCCACCAGAAGCGGCGCAAGGATACCATTGAGAAAATAGAGGATGCAGAATCCTGCGACCAGAATCGCCAGCAGCGCGATAGCCTGCGGGTCGGTAAAGCGACGGCGATACCACTGTAATAACATATCCAACATTAATAAAACGCTCCTGTAATTTCGGGTCTGGCATCTACGCGCTGTTCGTTCCCTGCGCGCTCAGACACAAGTAACTATTTAAAAAATTCGTTGTCACACGACTGTAGCTTCGGAGTGTTTTAAACTCTCACGCGGATAGCTACTATAGAGACCAGCGCAGAGAAAAGCGCAAGAAAATAATGGTCTGACTGACTGTCCGCAGAAGAAAGGCTCGCAAAGCTCATCGGTATCGCGGTTAACTTATTGGGAAGCAAATGTTTATGGTCATGCGGTTGAAAAAAAGGGTGATTGCCCTGTGTCTGGGCAGCCTGCTGGCGGGTTCCATACCGCCCGCCGGTGCGGATGACAGTTCATTCTGGTCAACCCCCGTGAGCCCCGTAAAAAGCCCTAACTCGCCGTTAGCCCCGCCGGTGAGCGACCAATTACCGGACATCGGCACGACTGCAGGCGGTACACTCAGTATTAATCAGGAATTACAGATGGGCGATTTTTATGTCCGTCAGATGCGCGCCAGCACGCCGCTGATTAACGATCCGCTGCTCAATCAGTACATCAACGAACTGGGGCAACGGCTGGTGGCGCATGCCTATTCCGTCCGCACGCCATTCCATTTTTTCATCGTCAATAACGATGAGCTGAACGCCTTTGCCTTCTTTGGCGGCAATGTGGTGCTTCACTCATCACTGTTCCGTTATACCGATAACGAAAGCCAGCTGGCGTCGGTCATGGCGCACGAAATTTCCCACGTGACCCAGCGCCATCTGGCGCGTGCGATGGAAGACCAGCAACGTAACGCGCCGCTCACCTGGGTGGGGGCGCTGGGGTCAATTCTACTGGCGATGGCCAGTCCGCAAATGGGCATGGCGGCGCTGACCGGTACACTAGCAGGCACGCAGCAAGGCATGATCAGCTTCACGCAGGGCAATGAGCAGGAAGCCGACCGTATCGGCATTCAGGTCTTACAGCGTTCGGGGTTTGATCCGCAGGCGATGCCCGCCTTCCTGCAAAAACTGGCAGATCAGGCGAGCTACTCAACCCGTCCGCCGGAAATGTTGCTGACGCACCCGTTGCCCGACAGCCGTCTGGCCGATATCCGTAACCGCGCCAACCAGATGCCGCACCCGATTGTGCAATCTTCACAAGATTATACCCTGGCGAAAGTACGCATATTGGGGATGTACGGTTCAGAGAGCTTCCCGCTGAGTGACGACTATCTGCTGAAACTGAGCAATGGCAATATCCGCGAGCAACTGGCGGCAAAATACGGCCATGCACTGCAATTTTATAAAGCCAAAAAATACGATCAGGCGCGGACGATCCTTGAACCGCTGCTGGCTCAGAATCCGGGCAACGAATGGTTACTCGATTTAGCCACCGATAATGATATCGACAGCAAACGTGCGCCGCAGGCGATAGCGCGTCTGGAGCAGGCCGGTGCGGCCAGCAGTGCCAACGCCGTGCTGCAACTCAATCTGGCCAATGCTTATCTCGAAGGCGCGAAACCGGCCAATGCCATGAAAATCCTCAACCGCTATACTTTCAATTATCCGGGTGATCCGAATGGTTGGGATTTGTTGTCTCAGGCCGCTGCCGCCCAGGGTTTACGTGCGCAGGAACTGGCTGCCCGTGCGGAAAGCGTGGCATTAGTCGGACGTCTGGATCAGGCGATTGAAATGCTGAGCAATGCCAGCGCATTACAAAAATTAGGCAGTCTGGAACAGGCCCGTTATGACGCACGAATCGACCAGCTTCGTCAGTTGCAGCAACGATTCCGTCAGTATCAGAAAGGCTGATTTCAGTGCCAAAATGGAGAAACTTTTATGCAACACGATGTCGCAATCTATCATAACCCGGCATGCTCGAAGAGCCGTGAAACCCTGAAATTGCTGGAAGCAGAAGGCATTGAACCGCAAGTGATTTTGTATCTGGAAACGCAGCCGTCAGTGGATAAGCTGAAAGAATTGATCGGCCTGCTGGGTTTCAGCTCAGCACGTGAACTGATGCGTAAGGGTGAGCAGATTTATAAAGACATGAATCTGAAGGATACCAGTCTGAGCGAGGACGCGCTGTTACAGGTGATGGCCGATCATCCGCGGCTGATTGAACGTCCGATTGTGGTGGCCAACGGCAAAGCGCGTTTAGGGCGTCCGCCGGAACAGGTCAAAGAGATTTTATAACCCCGCGCTTTCAGTTCGGGTTCAGTGCTAACGAACCCGGACATCCCTTCCTGTCACAACCCGAGAATTTCTTTCACGAACGGGATCGTCAGTTTCCGCTGCGCCGTAATCGAAGCGCGATCGAGCTGATCCAGGGTCATAAACAACGTACGCATTTCCCGATCCAGACGTTTGAGCAGGAAACGGCCCACGTCTTCCGGCAGTTCAAACCCGCGCAGTTTAGCGCGTAGCTGCAATGCCTGAAGTTTTTCTTCATCGGAAAGCGGCTGAAGTTTGTAGATTTGCCCCCAGTCGAGACGGGAAGCCAGA
Protein-coding sequences here:
- a CDS encoding glycine cleavage system transcriptional repressor, encoding MPQPQQHYLVITALGADRPGIVNTITRQVSSCGCNIEDSRLAMLGDEFTFIMLLSGSWNAITLIESTLPQKGAELELLIVMKRTSAHERQPMPATVWVKVEVKDSPHLIERFTDLFDTHQMNIAELASKTRPADAATPAQLSIQITAHSAANTDAAIIEQAFHQLCTELKAQGSINVVSYSENEDKLQ
- the bcp gene encoding thioredoxin-dependent thiol peroxidase produces the protein MSPLKAGDPAPQFSLPDQDGEQINLADFQGQKVLVYFYPKAMTPGCTVQACGLRDNMDQLKNAGVEVLGISTDKPEKLSRFAEKELLNFTLLSDEDHQVCEQFGVWGEKSFMGKTYDGIHRISFLLDGNGKVEKVFDDFKTTNHHDIVMAYLNGK
- a CDS encoding AI-2E family transporter — encoded protein: MLDMLLQWYRRRFTDPQAIALLAILVAGFCILYFLNGILAPLLVAIVLAYLLEWPTVRLQHVGLSRTLSVSVVLIIFAGILLLGMFVIAPVTWQQGVNLMTDLPSMLNRFYDFAATLPKRYPALVDAGIIDMMAENMRSKLSGLGESVVKYSLASLVGLLTLAIYLILVPMMVFFLLKDKEQMLSAVRRVLPRDRGLAGQVWVEMNQQVTNYIRGKVLEMIIVGVATYLVFWVMDLHYSLLLAVLVGVSVLIPYIGAMLVTIPVVIVAMFQWGLGADFWTLFVAYLVVQGLDGNVIVPLLFSEAVNLHPLVIILSVVVFGGLWGFWGVFFAIPLATLVKAVVHVWPDESLNETV
- the bepA gene encoding beta-barrel assembly-enhancing protease; translated protein: MVMRLKKRVIALCLGSLLAGSIPPAGADDSSFWSTPVSPVKSPNSPLAPPVSDQLPDIGTTAGGTLSINQELQMGDFYVRQMRASTPLINDPLLNQYINELGQRLVAHAYSVRTPFHFFIVNNDELNAFAFFGGNVVLHSSLFRYTDNESQLASVMAHEISHVTQRHLARAMEDQQRNAPLTWVGALGSILLAMASPQMGMAALTGTLAGTQQGMISFTQGNEQEADRIGIQVLQRSGFDPQAMPAFLQKLADQASYSTRPPEMLLTHPLPDSRLADIRNRANQMPHPIVQSSQDYTLAKVRILGMYGSESFPLSDDYLLKLSNGNIREQLAAKYGHALQFYKAKKYDQARTILEPLLAQNPGNEWLLDLATDNDIDSKRAPQAIARLEQAGAASSANAVLQLNLANAYLEGAKPANAMKILNRYTFNYPGDPNGWDLLSQAAAAQGLRAQELAARAESVALVGRLDQAIEMLSNASALQKLGSLEQARYDARIDQLRQLQQRFRQYQKG
- the arsC gene encoding arsenate reductase (glutaredoxin) (This arsenate reductase requires both glutathione and glutaredoxin to convert arsenate to arsenite, after which the efflux transporter formed by ArsA and ArsB can extrude the arsenite from the cell, providing resistance.); its protein translation is MQHDVAIYHNPACSKSRETLKLLEAEGIEPQVILYLETQPSVDKLKELIGLLGFSSARELMRKGEQIYKDMNLKDTSLSEDALLQVMADHPRLIERPIVVANGKARLGRPPEQVKEIL